Proteins found in one Massilia sp. H6 genomic segment:
- the tolQ gene encoding protein TolQ, translated as MTATQDLSFIYLISNAHILVQLIMALLLILSVVSWTYIFRKVFALKAARNQTEQFERSFWAGGNLNTLHQSASSQRDQSGPLARIFEAGMGEFIKGKQAARDAADMGPALDGARRAMRAAFQRELDALDIHLNFLASVGSVSPYIGLLGTVWGIMNAFRGLASVQQATLAIVAPGIAEALIATAIGLFAAIPAVVAYNRFTHDIDRLAIRFESFVEEFSNILQRQAR; from the coding sequence ATGACCGCAACCCAAGACCTGTCGTTTATTTACCTGATCAGCAATGCCCATATCCTGGTGCAGCTGATCATGGCCCTGCTGTTGATCCTGTCTGTCGTGAGCTGGACTTACATTTTCCGCAAGGTCTTTGCCTTGAAAGCGGCACGAAACCAGACCGAACAGTTCGAGCGCAGCTTCTGGGCCGGCGGCAACCTCAACACCCTGCACCAGAGCGCCAGCAGCCAGCGCGACCAGAGCGGCCCGCTGGCCCGCATCTTCGAGGCCGGCATGGGCGAATTCATCAAGGGCAAGCAGGCCGCGCGCGACGCCGCCGACATGGGCCCGGCGCTCGACGGCGCCCGCCGCGCCATGCGCGCGGCCTTCCAGCGCGAGCTCGACGCCCTCGATATTCACCTGAATTTCCTGGCATCGGTTGGCTCGGTCTCGCCCTACATCGGCCTGCTGGGCACCGTGTGGGGCATCATGAACGCCTTCCGCGGCCTGGCCAGCGTGCAGCAGGCCACGCTCGCGATCGTCGCACCCGGCATCGCCGAAGCGCTGATCGCCACCGCGATCGGCCTGTTCGCCGCGATCCCCGCAGTGGTGGCCTATAACCGCTTTACCCACGACATCGACCGCCTGGCAATCCGTTTCGAGAGCTTCGTCGAAGAATTCT